In Drosophila busckii strain San Diego stock center, stock number 13000-0081.31 chromosome 3R, ASM1175060v1, whole genome shotgun sequence, the sequence GAGTCTAGCACTAGGATTAGCTCTAGCCGAAGCGCAGAGAGTCTTtctaacataaattaaacaaaactcaacaacagcaacaaatggccACATTTAATGCAACCAATgtaacaagcaacagcaacgccgcCGATGCTCTGGCCTCTGGTGCAACATTTCTAGTGCCCGCCACGGCAACACCAGTGtcggcagcaacagttggcaCCGTGGGAACGCATCCGCTGCAGTTGGATCCATTCGGTGGTCTTTCTACGCACTCACCTTACCTGGGCGCTGGTGTGCCGCCCTTGCAACCGTTGCCACTgcaccatcatcatcagcagacAACCAACTCTTCCTCCTCGTATACGTTTGTGCAAATTAAACGTGAGCCTGTCAACGACCTCAACGCCAACAATTGCCatcaaccacagcagcagcagcatcatcaccaccaccaccaacagcagcagcaacatcatttgCAAACAGCATCGACATCGCTGGGGTTAACCGGCAGTTTATCCACATCATCCTTGACCGCTTCGGCCACATCAAAGACCATGACGACGTTGGTCAAAATTGAAGCATCCTCGCCAAAGGTCAACGATTTGGATAAGTCCTCGTGCAATACAAGTAAATGGCaagctaacaattttatttggcatactaataataatattactcCAATCTAGGTAACTCGGTGCCCATTGGTATTGCTGTGGCACGCAAGCGTCCACAAGAAGCTAACAATGCCACATTGAATAGTGGCTCCAATCTGGCGCTGCAGTCAACGCTCAACAAGGACATGAACTGCTTTGGCATTCGTGTTGCTGATTTGGGTAAGGCCATATCAAATATCTATCAAATATAAGACAGATCAGAAGTACTGAGGCCAACCAAGATTCATTTCATGCCCATCATCATTagacttttaaataattcatgcACGTAGTGCGTCTAATTGAATCTCACGGAgatttgtgtgtttgctaatGAGCGTTTGACTACGCCAAcggcaacaccaacaccaggCGCTTGGTCAACATCCCCAGGGATACAAAgccagcgactgcgactgcgactcaATGGCATTGAGCGTTAATTATGGCACTAATATGATTTCTAGAaaggcattaaaaataaaagaattcctccagttgagttgagttgagggTGGCTCTTAAATGAGTTTGTAAACAGCCCCTTTAAAGCATTGACAGGGGGTGTGTATGGCACTCACTTACATAAATCATATGGTGAATATGGATGCGTACAactgatttgttgttgttgttgttgaactGACTTTTGCCTGCAGCTGTTTAGCAAGCGGGTGGTTCAGGACTGTCAGGCCGGAAGTACCGAGAGTCCTGCATATGAAATTTGTGACCACATTTAATATTACGCAGCATAGAGATTAAATGAAGCTTGCCTCTTGAATTATATTTTCCTTTGCTGTGCGTCTGTCCAAAATGATGAACTTGAATTCCTCTTGCGATTGCACCCCAACATTGTAGCGTGAATCAGCTTTGATCTGTAGGTGGGATTACTCACCAGGTAGAGCATTTTTCTTGTGCTGGGTGGTTGCTGCttggtttttcttttcgcTTGACAGTTGCAAGTGGTGTGTGTGCTCTAGTCTAAGGGGGAGCACTGTCTCGATTGCTAAGGGTTTCATACAAGGGATGCTCTCAGGACACGCATAAGTGCTTTAAGTATGTGCACCATATGGCAACAAATCTCCCTCTAATGTCAGTTATTCTATCTTTGTATTCATCTCGCTTTGTTTAGTTGCAAACTCAAGTTGCCCAAAATACGCATTTTCAACAATATTCACTaattgcaagcaacaacaatttgaggttcgataatttaatgcaattagtCATGTGTCCAGTGTCCTGTGTGCGTCTTAATCGAAATTTCCTTTTTTCTTGTGCTTATCGCTTGCACACTGACTGTTGCTTAAGGGTGGGTGGGCGGCCTGTAGTGGGCCTTTCTCCTGTCCAAATGCATAGTTCAAGGACAATGCAATAATTCacgtatacacacacataatgacacacatacagagacacGTATACAGAAATTTGCATACGTATTGATGCATGCATCAGCGCAATGCAAAACAAGTTGACGAAATAAACTTTGCGCACTGTCGAAAGTCGAAAGTGAGCAGaagcattttataaacataattattagctattttatggtttattgattatttaattaattgcgttttttgtttatttattattttacaggTGGCACAGGTTGTGGCAATCTTTATTTCACAGGCAACGGAGATCTGATGACGACAGGTAGCGCCACTGCTGAGGAATTGGCGCTTAGCGCTGCTGGCGTCAACAGAGCACCTTCAACCTTCTGGCAATATCCAAGTGAGTCTGAATTAGAGACACTGCATCCATTACTAGTTGCTCCCGcatctctctttctatctatCTGTACAAATCCTGattgctgtctctctctctctctctctttgatttgtttgttttacacatttctatttatttatttgcttttcgttgcgttgttgttgtagatgCATTACCCATTGAATCAGTGATTTCCATGTCGCCCGCCACCGTGGGCTTGCAATACTCACGCGAGGCCAGTCGTGGTCAAGTGGTGCTGCTGCCCGCTGCGCCCGCAGCGCTTGGTAAGTTCTTCAAGAACTCTTTCATTCATCTCTAtcatactcacacacacacgcagacagacacacacacacacacattcatacatatgcataagcaGCAGTGGCTGCTCTTAATCCTATTTAGGTTTAACTTGATTTTTCAATACCAAAACTAATTCATGCTTTTATAACTGCGCTTCTCTTTACTCCCGCCTACGCCTCCGCCTCCGCTCCAAATCCATTTAATTGCCAAATCCAATTACCAATTTGCAACAACTACAATCTACAACTCGTACTCCAATTTGAACTCTCACGTCTCTATGCACAGCAGGCATATCAAATTTTCCCTTCTTAACGCCCACAGATCCGTTCCAGCAGgcggctgccgctgcagcgtTCGTCTGGCCCTCGGCTTACATACCCCAAGCAGCCACAGCTCCCggagctgcagccgcagcggcTGCACTGCAGCCATCGCCCAACTTTATCTTTCCCTCCATGGGACATGCACACCCGCAGCTGGGCGCCACGCCCCCTTACGCCTCCACGCTGCAGCTGTATTTGGCAGCCGCAGCCAGTGGCAGCTCCACGCTCTGCCAGCACAGCAATCAGCAGAcgagcagcaccaccaccaccaactcCTCTACCATAAACCTGAGtcttgctggcgctggcgccgGCTCCGGCGTTAcctgcagcaccagcagcagcagccttagCAGCCTcagttccagcagcagctctcgcTTCCTCAGCCTGAGcacgcagccgccgccgccaccgcccaAGCCTTTTCCCATGAACTCCTTGCTGTTGCCGGCTCCAGCAGCGCTGAAGCTGGAGGATTATCCGCTGGCTcagccgttgccgttgccgctccCATTGCCGCTTGGCACGCTGCCCTTGCCGGAGCACGGATCAGCACGTGAGAGCAGCGAACAGCAGGCGTTGAATCTAATGCGTCTGCCCACGCCGCCCACATCGGCCACCATGGAGCCCACTGCTGGACATTCGCTGCCGCATCCCATACTCTTCCAACCCTCGCCTagcacgcccacgcccatgccAGCGCTGCTTAATCTGTCTATGCATGGAGCAGCTGTAAatacagccacgcccacgcctacCGAGGAGACGGCGCTCAACTATAAGCTGCATGCGCCGCTGACGCCACAGACGCCTCCCAGACTGGGCACAGCCCCCGCGACGCTACCACAAATGCAAGATGTCAACATACAGACGGACACGCCCGTCTGCAGCGACGAGGAGAACTCCTCTTGCCCGCTCAAAGCCACACAGGACCCAGTCCAGCCCCTTGAACTCACCAAACCCAGTGAATCCAGTGCCAGCAATCCCAATCAACCAAACGAGTGCCATACCCAAACCAGTCCCAGTGACAAGATCCCCCCCATGCCAGAGGCGCCTCTAGAGCCGCCTGCCCTTGTGCccttgcagcagcagacgccgCCAGCGGATCTAAcgggactgctgctgctctccaaCATAAGCACCAACAGCAAGCCGCTCATGCGCGTCAAGCAAGAGCCCGTGGAGCACTATGAACCCGCACCAATTCCTGCTCCAGCACCACAGCCCCTGTcaatgcccatgcccatgcccgtTGAGCCACTGCAGCAGATGATTGAAATGCATGAGCCACAGCAATCGGAACCGCTGGGCGGCTTGAAGCTGCTCTGCGCCTTGGCTGAGCAGCGCATACAGGAGGAGGGCAACAGTCTATTTACCACGCCCACCTCGCGTACGCCAACGCCACCGCCCACACCGCCGAGAGCAGACACACCGCCCTCCAGCTTCGCCTCGCTCCAGCAGAGCTCTCCGACGTTTCCCTCAATGCAGGGCATTGAGCTGCCAACCACATCAAGCGCCGCTGCGTCCGTTGGCGAGCTGCCACTGACTCCGGTGAAGCGCAAGAAGCACAAACATTCCAAGTCGAACGCCTTGTGCGGCGACAGCCGCAAAGCCTCACGCTGCAGCAAGAAGAGCAAGAAGAAGCGACGCCACAGTCgctcacaacagcaacaactgctggGCGAGGATAATGCGTCGGAGCTGCAAGATGATGAGCTGCAGGCGGAGCTGCGCAATGCGCTCAAGGTCATGGATCCCACTAATGCACAGCGCTTTGGCCAGGAGGTGTTTAGCATGATGGACAACAGAATGCGCATGCGCTTGGCGGATGTAACGCGGCAGTATCGTAAAAAGAAGCGCAAGCTCGACGAGATTAGCAAgcataagaagaagaagaagtgcTCCaagctacaacagcagcagcagcagcagcaacaacaacaacagacgcTATCATTGCAGTCAACGCCAACGCCCACgctgcaacagccacagctgACGCTAAGCTCAACGCTATCGGGAGTGTTAGGGTAAGCGATTGGCCTTTACTTTGCTACAGTTTAGTTAACATTAGTTGTCATTGCAGCACCTCCTCACCCTTGAGAGATTGCAAGTTCTCGAAGTTCTCGAGCTTCATGCGCCTACCAGAGAAAACACACTCCTTCCCACCGCCACCGGAGCCGTCACTGCTGCAGCAAACGCCGCCAGAGTCGAGTACCTTGCCCAGCAGTCGGAACAGCCGCTCACCCAGCACCACATCCTTTGTGCGCCTGGAGCCGAGTGCACTTGATGCcgccgttgctgttgcacccACCTCCATTACCTCCAATGCTTCCAAGCATGCAGTCGCCGCCAAGACTGCGGCGCGTCGCGAGCGTAAGCTCAAAGCCAGCACGCTGGACGCGCAGCAGGCAACGGAAGCCAAGCGGCGACTAACTGCTGCCGATGCGGAGCTGCAGCTGACCAGCGAGCATCTCTATCGCGATGAGACGCGCGTGCTCACCGACATGGGCGGACTGTTCTATGCGGGCGTAATGAAGCCGCTGCGTCCACCAGATGTCTATGCCATTACACTCGACGGCGAACGCGGCAACAAGTCGCATGTCATGTCGCGCGAGGATATACTCAAGGATACGGTGCGTTGCCTACATATACAGCTTGCATTTCAtatgattaataatttaacttgTGCAGATTCTTGAAGTGGCGCCCAAGAGCGTCGAGGATGTGCCTGTGGGCACACGTCTGTGTGCCTATTGGAGTCAGCAGTACCGCTGCCTCTATCCAGGACGTGCCATTGAGTCGGAGTCTGCTCATGAGAGTCAGCAGGCGGcgttaacaacagcagcagcagcaaccacagcaggAACAGGAACAGCGACAACGTTGCAGGACTTTGTTAGCGTGGAGTTTGATGACGGCGACAGCGGACGCATACGCTTGAAGAACATACGATTGCTGCTCAGCAATTATCCTATAGCAGGTGTGATGGGGTTACGATATACATATGTCCATACAAGTCCGAACATTCTAAATTTGTGCATGACTGAAcagtttaattcatttaacaaCAGTCCTCTCATtcagtttaatattttgcatatatacacaGTCTTAAAgtctttatttaatatactttatTACTATTGTTTATCCTTGAAACCCGCTCCTGTTACCCGTTGCGTCAACCCTACAGAGTACAACGATAATCCACTTTACTCAGTAGGCAAACAGAAGCGTGGCGCGCTGCGCTCTGGCGACAACTGTGCAGGCGCTGGTCCGGCATTGGAGCAAGCTGCTGCGGCTAGTGCTGATGAGGGTCACAACAGTCATCACGGCTTTAGCATGACTAGCGATAACACAACCTCGCTGGCCGCCACCATGGAGCTCTTTACACAGCGCAGCGAGAAGAAGCGGCTAAAGAAGAGCTTGAAGAAGCTGAACAAAGCACAGAATGGCAATGGACAATGCGGCAGTGAGTCGAATGGCTTGGATGCAAAtggcgcagctgctggcgaTGGCTTGGACGATGGCAATCGCAAGCATCACAAGCATAAGAAGCGCAAGAAGCACAAGAAGCATCATCGCAAGAATGGCAATGAAGAGGCTGAGCCGCCGGCACAGGAATATGTAGTGGCAAAGGCACAAGCAGAGCAGCCTGCAGTGGTGGCGCCACCAGTTAAGCAGGAGGTGAAGGTGAAGGCAGAGCAGCTCGATATTGAGGAGGAGACCACCTCTAACGTCATGTCCGAAATATCCGATGAGGTAGCAGCGCTTTAAAcacattaaattacaattaatctTATGCCGCTTTTTTGTTGCAGGTCAAGGGCGACGAACTGGTTGGGCACAACAACTCCAAGGGCAGCAGCAAGATCGCTGCCTTCTTGCCGGAGCGTCAGCTCTGGGGTTGGTTTGGCACCGCCTATCGCAAGGCGGGCGTCAAGGGTCGCGCCAgaaagcaattttataaaacaatcaAAAGGGGCAAGGAGACTATAACGGTAAGCAATAAAccataataaacaataatcgcataataaacaatttgtactCGGCAGGTCGGGGACTGTGCAGTATTTCTATCCACGGGACGGCCGGATCGACCCTACATTGGGCGGATTGAGTCCATGTGGGAAACCACCGCTGGCAATAGAGTCGTGCGCGTGGCCTGGTTCTACCACCCGGAGGAAACTAACGGCTGTCCAAAATTGAAATATCCGGTAagctgcatttataatttttacttgtcatttgtttataacaatgcttttgttttgctgtacAGGGTGCGTTATTTGAATCGCCGCATGAGGATGAAAATGATGTGCAAACGATTTCGCATCGTTGCGAGGTGCTACAATTTGTTAGCTACTTTAATAAATTCGGGGTCGATTCGAAGCAATATCAATCCATATACGATAACAATGATACATATTATTTAGCCGGGCACTATAACCCAAGGTTGCAAGTGCTGAAACTACAAGACGATATTCCAACTCTCGAAGAGCTGCAGGATACAACTACTAATACAACTATAACTACTACAGAGAATTAAGCAAAGCGTGGATAGGCTAAGGCATAGTGCATacaaatctatataaatactatatatatatatacaatgttATACACATTTTACAATACGcgagatatatatatacttatatatgtatacacacatattatttctatattttaaaacCATTAATGTAAACGTAAACGAaatcaaaaaactaaacaaaaacaaaaaaaaggaaaatcgAGAGAGATAAATGAACTAAGCAACAGGCCACTAAACTAGTGTGTAGTTACGAGAAAGCGCAAGCAATTTTAAAGTCTTAACTGTAAAGCAAGcgctacatttttaaaaaattcagcaaatgtttaaattttaaatctgTGTGCTCCctaattttaaacaaacacatacagGCAGACaacacgcaaacacacacacacacacatactaaatGCAGACAGTACCCACAGATACACAAgtatacttaaatatatatatatgttttcaGATGACATTTAAAACATGTTTGAGAGTTTTAAAGCGAGCaacatgtgcagcagcagcaactactactATAAATGTAACAATTCAATGTGatagcaaaaaacaaaaccagaTGTTGATGTGTATAGAGATGAGAGTATAAGCATAGTTCATAAAactaacaagcaacaaatagagAGCAAGCAAAAGAATGCGTTGAATATTTACAACTCGTTTTAttcataaaagcaaacaacttaatgtaaaatcaaacaaatctATCTATAGCCACACactataaaacaaacaaccaaCTTACAAGTATATCAATAAACTTGCCGTGATTATTGTACAAACgttgtatttatttcagcCTCTCAGAACtcgttatattattataaattataagctcattttatttatgattgcTACGCGAACATAACGTGGTTAACATTAAACCAAAAGTAAGTCGGCAATCAAATCTGTAAAATGAATTAGTTTACAATAACAtcaagaagaaaataaaacgcaatagtatttaatttaaagggaacatttatttttgaattataacTTTCAATTTAGATTGCGTACAACATGCAGGCCTGGAGGGTAGCTGGAGCTAAAGTAAGCATATTATCAATGGCTGACGGCAGTAAAAGCTGTGCTCAACCGGAGGAACAAATAGAGTTATACATCAAAAACCCGAagattccttttttttgtacatcagcaaccaaagattgttgtttgtacatcaacaaccaaaagtcgtttttttttgtacatcaacatCCAAATGATGCACGTTAGCAACAAAACGTTGCTTTGAATGTTGATGTACAATACAacctttgtttgttttatgtacaacacataaataatcTTACTAAGattgaaaaaagaaaagaactaagttcaagttgaatgtaacagttcaatttgaattgggtaAAACTGATGGCTGGATGATAGGTAAG encodes:
- the LOC108603954 gene encoding protein winged eye isoform X2, which gives rise to MATFNATNVTSNSNAADALASGATFLVPATATPVSAATVGTVGTHPLQLDPFGGLSTHSPYLGAGVPPLQPLPLHHHHQQTTNSSSSYTFVQIKREPVNDLNANNCHQPQQQQHHHHHHQQQQQHHLQTASTSLGLTGSLSTSSLTASATSKTMTTLVKIEASSPKVNDLDKSSCNTSNSVPIGIAVARKRPQEANNATLNSGSNLALQSTLNKDMNCFGIRVADLGGTGCGNLYFTGNGDLMTTGSATAEELALSAAGVNRAPSTFWQYPNALPIESVISMSPATVGLQYSREASRGQVVLLPAAPAALGISNFPFLTPTDPFQQAAAAAAFVWPSAYIPQAATAPGAAAAAAALQPSPNFIFPSMGHAHPQLGATPPYASTLQLYLAAAASGSSTLCQHSNQQTSSTTTTNSSTINLSLAGAGAGSGVTCSTSSSSLSSLSSSSSSRFLSLSTQPPPPPPKPFPMNSLLLPAPAALKLEDYPLAQPLPLPLPLPLGTLPLPEHGSARESSEQQALNLMRLPTPPTSATMEPTAGHSLPHPILFQPSPSTPTPMPALLNLSMHGAAVNTATPTPTEETALNYKLHAPLTPQTPPRLGTAPATLPQMQDVNIQTDTPVCSDEENSSCPLKATQDPVQPLELTKPSESSASNPNQPNECHTQTSPSDKIPPMPEAPLEPPALVPLQQQTPPADLTGLLLLSNISTNSKPLMRVKQEPVEHYEPAPIPAPAPQPLSMPMPMPVEPLQQMIEMHEPQQSEPLGGLKLLCALAEQRIQEEGNSLFTTPTSRTPTPPPTPPRADTPPSSFASLQQSSPTFPSMQGIELPTTSSAAASVGELPLTPVKRKKHKHSKSNALCGDSRKASRCSKKSKKKRRHSRSQQQQLLGEDNASELQDDELQAELRNALKVMDPTNAQRFGQEVFSMMDNRMRMRLADVTRQYRKKKRKLDEISKHKKKKKCSKLQQQQQQQQQQQQTLSLQSTPTPTLQQPQLTLSSTLSGVLGTSSPLRDCKFSKFSSFMRLPEKTHSFPPPPEPSLLQQTPPESSTLPSSRNSRSPSTTSFVRLEPSALDAAVAVAPTSITSNASKHAVAAKTAARRERKLKASTLDAQQATEAKRRLTAADAELQLTSEHLYRDETRVLTDMGGLFYAGVMKPLRPPDVYAITLDGERGNKSHVMSREDILKDTILEVAPKSVEDVPVGTRLCAYWSQQYRCLYPGRAIESESAHESQQAALTTAAAATTAGTGTATTLQDFVSVEFDDGDSGRIRLKNIRLLLSNYPIAEYNDNPLYSVGKQKRGALRSGDNCAGAGPALEQAAAASADEGHNSHHGFSMTSDNTTSLAATMELFTQRSEKKRLKKSLKKLNKAQNGNGQCGSESNGLDANGAAAGDGLDDGNRKHHKHKKRKKHKKHHRKNGNEEAEPPAQEYVVAKAQAEQPAVVAPPVKQEVKVKAEQLDIEEETTSNVMSEISDEVKGDELVGHNNSKGSSKIAAFLPERQLWGWFGTAYRKAGVKGRARKQFYKTIKRGKETITVGDCAVFLSTGRPDRPYIGRIESMWETTAGNRVVRVAWFYHPEETNGCPKLKYPGALFESPHEDENDVQTISHRCEVLQFVSYFNKFGVDSKQYQSIYDNNDTYYLAGHYNPRLQVLKLQDDIPTLEELQDTTTNTTITTTEN